From Astyanax mexicanus isolate ESR-SI-001 chromosome 13, AstMex3_surface, whole genome shotgun sequence, the proteins below share one genomic window:
- the ptges3a gene encoding prostaglandin E synthase 3, whose translation MQSATAKWYDRRDSVFIEFCVEDSRDVEVKFDKSKLDFSCVGGVDTVKYHNEVDLFEAIDPNESKHKRTDRSVYCCLKKAESGKSWPRLTKDKAKLNWLSVDFNNWKDWEDDSDEELSSYDRFSEMMNNMGGEDDLPEMDGADDEESADSDDEKMPDLE comes from the exons GCAGTCAGCAACTGCTAAGTGGTATGACAGACGGGATTCTGTCTTCATCGAATTCTGTGTAGAAGACAGCAGAGATGTTGAAGTGAAATTTGACAAATCAAAACTTGATTTCAG TTGTGTAGGTGGAGTTGATACTGTCAAATATCATAATGAAGTAGACCTTTTCGAGGCCATCGACCCAAAT GAGTCGAAACACAAACGTACAGACAGATCTGTGTATTGTTGTCTAAAAAAAGCAGAATCTGGCAAGTCGTGGCCTAGGTTAACAAAAGACAAAGCAAAG CTTAATTGGCTCAGTGTTGACTTCAATAACTGGAAAGACTGGGAAGATGATTCAGATGAAGAGTTGTCCAGCTATGACCGTTTCTCAGAG ATGATGAACAACATGGGTGGGGAAGATGATCTGCCTGAGATGGATGGTGCAGATGAT GAAGAATCTGCAGATAGCGATGATGAAA AGATGCCAGATCTTGAGTGA